From the genome of Flavobacterium ovatum, one region includes:
- a CDS encoding thioredoxin family protein, translated as MKKLILVLLIIVSVSSQAQDLKWHTNIKEAITVSSKENKPLMLFFTGSDWCGWCIRLQKEVLLTPEFKKWAKSNVVLVELDYPRRTEQLPEIKQQNAELQQVFGIQGYPTVFFTNVVKEKDGRLNFKALGKTGYVAGGPQAWLAEANGFLQQK; from the coding sequence ATGAAGAAATTAATACTAGTATTACTGATCATTGTTTCAGTGAGTAGTCAGGCACAAGACTTGAAATGGCATACCAATATCAAAGAAGCTATTACTGTAAGTAGTAAAGAAAATAAACCTTTGATGTTGTTTTTTACGGGAAGTGATTGGTGTGGATGGTGTATTCGTTTGCAAAAAGAAGTATTACTAACTCCTGAATTTAAAAAATGGGCCAAAAGTAATGTGGTTTTAGTGGAATTAGATTATCCAAGAAGAACGGAACAGTTGCCAGAAATAAAACAACAAAACGCCGAATTGCAACAAGTTTTTGGAATTCAAGGATATCCAACAGTCTTTTTTACGAATGTAGTCAAAGAAAAAGACGGTAGATTAAATTTCAAAGCTTTAGGAAAAACAGGTTATGTTGCTGGAGGACCACAAGCTTGGTTAGCTGAAGCTAATGGTTTTTTGCAACAAAAATAA
- a CDS encoding peptide MFS transporter, giving the protein MNQNISDDNFFKNPVLGHPAGLFVLFFTEMWERFSYYGMRALLVLFLTTSIAKGGWEWNIEDAMALYGTYTMVVYFTPIIGGFLADRYIGYRWAVVIGAFIMTLGHASMAVETPLFLYIGIGCLMIGNGLFKPNMTSIISNAYEKHPEKKDGAYSLFYMGVNAGAFLGIMLCGYIGEKVSWSLGFGLAGVFMFFGMLQFYFTQNIFGDLGLPPTAASKLAIKEKEAKENTAPHIIRDRIIAVVIFSIFSVFFWAAFEQAGGSMTIFAEKFTQRELFGNTAWIFKITDALLTIIPLIVITYVLVKLFSKTIKDYALGNSILALSFVIIWGIVIWKINRDFSTTETEVPASWFGILNSLFIICFAPFFSKWWESSYNISGPMKFGLGLALLGLGFGFLAYGSMGITANSVVRVSMIWLIMAYLFHTLGELCISPVSLSYISKLVPASYIGIMFGVFYLFLGAGNKLAGSMGGLIETISEQYSLSTFFLIFTIIPIGLGLIMIVLSPLMKKLMHGVK; this is encoded by the coding sequence ATGAACCAAAATATATCAGACGACAATTTTTTTAAAAACCCTGTTTTAGGGCACCCAGCAGGATTATTCGTTTTGTTTTTTACTGAAATGTGGGAGCGTTTTTCATACTATGGGATGCGAGCTTTATTAGTTTTATTCTTGACCACCTCAATTGCAAAAGGAGGCTGGGAATGGAATATAGAAGATGCAATGGCATTATATGGAACGTATACAATGGTAGTTTATTTTACTCCTATTATAGGTGGTTTCTTAGCCGATAGGTATATAGGTTATCGCTGGGCCGTGGTTATTGGTGCCTTCATTATGACTTTAGGACACGCATCGATGGCAGTGGAAACCCCCTTGTTTTTGTATATAGGAATTGGTTGTTTGATGATAGGAAATGGTTTGTTTAAACCTAATATGACATCAATTATTTCAAATGCTTATGAAAAACATCCTGAAAAGAAAGACGGAGCTTATTCCTTATTTTATATGGGAGTGAATGCAGGTGCTTTTTTAGGGATTATGCTTTGTGGTTATATTGGAGAAAAAGTTTCATGGAGTTTAGGTTTTGGGTTGGCAGGTGTCTTTATGTTCTTTGGGATGTTACAATTTTATTTTACTCAAAATATTTTTGGGGACCTAGGATTACCCCCTACAGCTGCATCCAAATTAGCAATCAAAGAAAAAGAAGCAAAAGAAAATACAGCTCCACATATTATTCGTGACCGAATTATTGCAGTGGTGATTTTTTCTATTTTTTCTGTTTTCTTCTGGGCAGCTTTCGAGCAAGCAGGAGGTTCTATGACTATTTTTGCTGAAAAATTCACTCAAAGAGAGTTGTTTGGGAACACCGCTTGGATTTTTAAAATTACAGATGCTTTATTGACTATTATTCCTTTGATTGTAATTACCTATGTTTTGGTAAAATTATTTTCAAAAACGATAAAAGACTATGCATTAGGAAATAGTATATTGGCCCTTAGTTTTGTCATTATTTGGGGAATAGTAATTTGGAAAATTAATAGAGATTTCTCAACAACTGAAACGGAAGTTCCTGCATCTTGGTTTGGGATTTTAAATTCATTATTTATTATATGTTTTGCTCCGTTTTTCTCAAAGTGGTGGGAGAGCAGCTACAACATTTCAGGACCTATGAAATTTGGATTAGGACTAGCTTTATTAGGATTAGGTTTTGGTTTTTTAGCTTATGGGAGTATGGGAATCACGGCTAATTCAGTGGTACGTGTGAGTATGATTTGGCTTATTATGGCCTATTTATTTCATACGTTAGGGGAGTTGTGTATTTCTCCTGTAAGTTTGTCGTATATTAGTAAGTTGGTGCCAGCAAGTTATATTGGTATTATGTTTGGAGTCTTTTATCTATTCCTTGGAGCAGGAAATAAATTAGCAGGTTCTATGGGGGGATTGATAGAAACGATAAGCGAACAATATAGTTTATCCACTTTTTTCTTGATATTTACCATCATTCCAATAGGTTTGGGGCTGATAATGATTGTTTTGTCACCTCTTATGAAAAAGTTAATGCATGGTGTGAAATAA
- a CDS encoding S9 family peptidase: MNIRCFSLLFLLLSGTFFAQQKITIEDIYSGAFQQQGMEEFQSLKKTSQYTVLNHDNSSSKIQIDLYDFASLKKVATLFDTKNYSRLPRVERYSFDPSERLILLACNENSIYRHSFTADYFLYDIDKKELTKVFNSPVQEPTFSPDGKKIAFAKDNNLYVYDLGTKTITTITTDGKKNEIINGICDWVYEEEFSFVRAFDWSADSKKLAYIRFDENQVPEFSMTVYGANLYPSIETIKYPKAGEHNSMVSLHIYDVVSKETQKVNLENYNDFYIPRIKWTNDAKLLSVKILNRHQNNLDLLFVDVTTGTTKVVLNEKNKKYIDFVDTDNLYFLSDNRFIWTTEKDGFNHIYLYDKTGKLISQITRGNWEVTSLYGLDEKNKKVYYESVENGSTNRDVYSIGLDGTNNTRLSKRSGTNTATFSPDYRYYVNIFSSATQPTIYTLNDSKTGRELQLIENNEDLVVRLRGYDLPVKEFFTLKTKGGNELNAWMIKPKNFNASKKYPVFMYQYSGPGYQKVKNDWNSYDDYWFMMLAQQGYIVACVDGRGTGYKGESFKKVTYKQLGKYELEDQIEAAKIFGSYNYVDASRIGIFGWSFGGFMAANCILKGGDVFKMAIAVAPVTNWRFYDSVYTERYMQTPQENPSGYDDNSPINFASQLKGKFLLIHGSADDNVHVQNSMLMMEALIQANKQFDSQIYPDKNHGIFGGMTRIQLYHKMTNFIKESL; the protein is encoded by the coding sequence ATGAATATTCGTTGTTTTTCGCTTCTGTTTCTACTATTGAGTGGGACTTTTTTTGCCCAACAAAAGATAACTATCGAAGATATTTATAGTGGTGCTTTTCAGCAGCAAGGAATGGAGGAATTCCAATCTTTGAAGAAAACTAGCCAATATACGGTCTTAAATCACGATAATTCCAGTTCCAAAATTCAGATTGATTTGTATGATTTTGCTAGTTTAAAAAAAGTAGCGACTTTATTTGATACTAAAAATTACAGCAGGTTGCCCCGCGTGGAAAGATATTCTTTTGATCCTTCGGAGCGTCTGATTTTATTGGCATGTAATGAAAATTCCATTTATCGACACTCTTTTACAGCGGATTATTTTTTATATGATATTGATAAAAAGGAATTGACAAAAGTGTTTAATTCACCTGTTCAAGAACCTACTTTTTCTCCAGACGGAAAGAAAATTGCATTTGCAAAAGACAATAATCTTTATGTATATGATCTGGGCACTAAAACAATAACTACCATAACAACGGATGGAAAGAAAAATGAAATCATAAACGGAATTTGTGATTGGGTGTATGAAGAAGAATTTTCATTTGTTAGAGCTTTCGACTGGAGTGCGGATAGTAAAAAACTAGCCTATATTCGTTTTGACGAAAACCAAGTGCCTGAATTTTCAATGACTGTTTATGGTGCGAATTTATATCCATCTATTGAAACGATAAAGTATCCAAAAGCAGGTGAGCATAATTCAATGGTTTCTTTACATATTTATGATGTAGTTTCTAAAGAAACACAAAAAGTAAACTTAGAGAACTATAATGATTTTTATATTCCAAGAATTAAATGGACGAATGACGCAAAGCTGTTGTCAGTTAAGATTCTGAACCGTCATCAAAATAATTTAGATTTACTATTTGTAGATGTTACGACAGGAACGACAAAAGTTGTTTTGAATGAGAAGAACAAAAAATATATAGACTTTGTTGATACAGATAACCTTTATTTTTTATCCGATAATCGCTTTATTTGGACAACTGAAAAAGACGGTTTTAACCATATTTATTTGTATGACAAAACAGGGAAGTTGATCAGCCAGATTACCAGAGGGAATTGGGAGGTGACGAGTCTTTACGGTTTGGATGAAAAAAACAAGAAAGTTTACTACGAATCAGTTGAAAACGGTTCGACTAATCGAGATGTATATAGTATTGGTTTGGACGGAACAAATAATACGCGGTTATCCAAAAGGTCAGGGACAAATACCGCTACTTTTAGTCCTGATTATAGATATTATGTCAATATTTTTTCATCAGCTACTCAACCTACTATTTACACCTTAAATGATTCTAAAACTGGTAGAGAATTACAACTTATAGAAAATAACGAGGATTTAGTAGTCCGTTTAAGGGGGTATGATTTACCGGTAAAGGAGTTTTTTACTCTAAAAACTAAAGGTGGAAATGAATTAAATGCGTGGATGATTAAGCCTAAAAATTTTAATGCTTCTAAGAAATATCCAGTTTTTATGTATCAATATTCTGGACCAGGTTATCAAAAAGTTAAAAATGATTGGAATAGTTATGATGATTATTGGTTTATGATGTTGGCACAACAAGGTTATATTGTAGCCTGTGTTGACGGTAGAGGAACGGGATATAAAGGAGAATCATTCAAAAAAGTAACCTATAAACAATTAGGTAAATATGAGCTTGAAGATCAAATCGAAGCCGCTAAAATATTCGGGTCTTATAATTATGTTGATGCAAGTAGAATTGGGATTTTTGGTTGGTCCTTTGGAGGGTTTATGGCTGCCAATTGTATTTTAAAGGGAGGTGATGTTTTTAAAATGGCAATTGCAGTAGCTCCGGTGACCAATTGGCGTTTTTATGATTCGGTTTATACAGAAAGATATATGCAAACGCCACAGGAAAATCCAAGTGGGTATGATGATAATTCTCCAATTAATTTTGCGAGTCAATTAAAAGGAAAGTTTTTGTTGATCCATGGTAGCGCTGATGATAACGTACATGTACAAAATTCAATGCTAATGATGGAAGCATTAATTCAAGCAAATAAACAATTTGATTCACAGATTTATCCAGACAAAAATCACGGTATTTTTGGAGGAATGACCAGAATTCAATTGTATCATAAGATGACAAATTTTATCAAAGAGAGTCTGTAA